The Raphanus sativus cultivar WK10039 chromosome 6, ASM80110v3, whole genome shotgun sequence sequence AATGTACAGACATGAGAGGATTTGCTTCGTACAATTGAACGATTGATTAAGATTGTAGACTGAATTCTTAGAAATGTAAAACCTTATGCATTTATGATCTTAAAACAGTATGCCAGTATCAGTAGACTAATTATGAAAAGCAGATCATCAACAGAAGAGAGCTCGAGATTTACTTGTGGCTCAAAAAGTAATCCATCCAAACTAGACCCCAAGTTCCTATAAACCCGAACAAAAGAAAAGTAGACATCATCATTCATAGGTAAAGACTTCACTATTGCTCTTGCTCATCTGTTATTGGTAATAGCAATCTTTTAATTGGCATCAGATTTCTCGAGAGCTGCAattaaggaaaagaaaaaagcaaaattaatcaggaaaagaaaaatcaaagaaaggCCAAAAAGAAAGGGAGGAGATATTACTGTTGTAGTTAAGAAGCTTTTCAATAAGATCGACGTGAGTCATAAGCATACGCCTGCAGCAGTAACGGACTAAACCAATCGCATCAAGAGCATCCCTGCATATTCcacaaccaaaaaaagaaaaaagaagataattcGCAACTCATCAAAATGTTAATTTGAGAACGTAAAAATCATCTTGTAGCTTAACGCATAGGGGGATAAAGATTCAACTAGAAATGTAAACAACAGAACA is a genomic window containing:
- the LOC130495960 gene encoding DNA-directed RNA polymerase subunit 10-like protein, yielding MIIPVRCFTCGKVIGNKWDTYLDLLQADYTEGDALDAIGLVRYCCRRMLMTHVDLIEKLLNYNTLEKSDAN